In candidate division KSB1 bacterium, the genomic stretch GCGGTGACCAGGTAGTTGGTGAGGTTCATCGACACCTGACAGAAGCGGTCATTGTCGAGGTACACGCCCATGCCTTTCACCTGACGCAGCGGTCCGGGAATGAAGACCTTCTTGCCGGTCGCGGAAAGCAGCGCTTGCCCGCTCGTGTCCGTCATCGGCCAACCCATCTCGCGCACATGCAGAGCGATGTCTTCGGTCAGTTCCAGATCCGCGGTCCGCAGATTCACGTTGTAGGCCACCAGGAAGAAGCGAGCGCCTGTAATCACACAGCCGGACTGCGCTACGAACGTCGTCGGTCCAAAATCAGGCGTCCATTCCGGCAATCGCAGCTTCGCTTCCAGTGCTTCGTATTCGCCCTTGCGGACCTTGGCCAGATTCTGGCGTTCCGGTCGCGCGGCTGCCGCTTCATAGAGGTAAACCGGTACGCCAAGTTCATTGCCGACCCGACGACCGTACTGCCGCGCAAGCTCGGCGCACTGCGCCATCGTGATCTCGCGCACGGGAACGAACGGCGCCACGTCAACGGCTCCGCTGCGCGGATGTCCGCCTTGATGGGTCCGCATGTCGATCTCCGCGAAGGCCGCGGCGGTCAGGCGAAATGTCGCTTCGACGCAGGCATCCGGCGCGCCCGCGTACGTGATGACGGCACGATGGTAATCCGCGTTCGGGTCCACATCGAGAAGTCGAACGCCCGGTACGGATTTCACCGCGCCGGCGATCCGGTTGATCTTAGCGAGGTCTCGCCCCTCGGAGATGTTAGGGACGCATTCTACGATTGAAGACATGAGTTGCTATTCGGGATTCGGCCATGGTACGCAGACCGCTTCGATCAGCCGGTCCTGCGCGGCACGCGGCAGATGCGGAGAGCCGTGGTAGTTGTTGCAGAGGATGGCGAAGGCCAGGGTGTCGCCGGCTTGTGTCACACAATAACCGGCCAACGAGCACACGTGTGTAATGGTACCGGTCTTGGCGTGGACCTTGCCCACCATCTCCGGCGAAGCGAGGCGATGGGCCATTGTGCCGCTGACCCCGGATACCGCCAACGACGCGATGAAATCCGCGGCGGCGGGATGACGGTGCATGAGCGTCAGGAGCTTTACCAGTCCGCCCGCGCAACAGAGATTCTGCCGGGCAAGTCCGCAACCGTCCTGCAAATCGATTTCGTTGCCGTTAATCCCCCACTGGCGCAGGACGCGCGCAACGGCATCGGCTCCCGCGCGCGCATTGGCAGCGCCGACCGATGCGGCGGCGACGGCACGCTGAACATACTCGGCGGTGAAGTTGTCGCTCTCCTTGTTCATGACCGAGGCGGCGGCGACCAGCCGGTCTGATTCGTATTGGAACAGGGGAAATCGGCCGTCGCCCAGCGGTTCGCCGGATCGGTCCACGCGAAGCTGGCCGCGCAAGATGATACCGCGCTGATCGAGTTGTTGACGAAAGGCCGCGCCGAAATACAGCGCCGGATCCTGGACCGGAATCCACAGATACTCGCCGTCATCGCCGAGCGGTATCTTGCCTTGAATCGTTACCACCGTGTCGCCCGGAACGACGTGATAATCCAGCCAACCCTCTTCGCTGGCGTCGGCGGTCGCCACTTCATTCCGCACGGAAACCGGAGCATACGGCGGATCGACGGCGACGACCGGCGGCAACTCCACGGTCGCGCCCGGCAGAATCGCGAGGCGGCAGACATTGGAGTTGTAGCCAAAGGCGTCAACCGTGGGCGCGAAATTCGAATTGACATCGCCGACCTCCCACAAGTCCGGCGCGCATTCAAGCTTGTAGGGCCAGGTGCGCATGACGAGATCGCCCTCAATCAGCCGAATGCCATGCTCCCACAGGGAATCGGCGAGGGACGCCAGCACCGGATGGCCGAGGGAATCCAGCCGCCGGGGATCGATTAACGGATCGGCGCCGCCTTGCACATAGACGTTGCCATGCAAGGTACCCGCCGCATCGGGCGCCGAGACGGAGAATCCGCCGGTTTTGAAGCGAAAGTCGGACCCGAGGACTTCAAAGGCTGCGGCAGACGTCACCAACTTCGCCACGGATGCCGGAATCAGCATGCGACCGGAATCGCGTTCGAAGACCACGGAGTCCCCGGTAAGAGAGACGAAGCGAATGCTCCACGAAGATCCGCGCAATTGCGGCTGACTGAGGAGACTGTCGGCGAGGTCAGAAAGGGAGAGAGCGGAAACAGGCCGGAACCAACAGAGCAGGAGGAGAAGAGCCGCGAGATAATTCATGCGCCGCCGAGAATCCAATTTGCGATGGGACGCGCTACGGGAGTGATGACGCGACCAAAGATCGATACGCCGGTCAGGCTGGCCAGCAACATCAGACCGAACAGCACCAGGGGACCGAAACGCTCGAACGTGGAATAGCCGGCCTGCCACTCGATGGGGATAATCCCGCGCAGGATGCGCGAGCCGTCCAACGGCGGGACCGGAATCATGTTGAAGACCGCCAGGATGATGTTGATCCACACCCCATAGACGGCGATACGCACGGCGGTTTCCGCGAGATCGCCCGTGAGGAAGCCGGTCGCCCGCAACGCCGCACCGAGCAGAACCGCGAGCACCAGGTTCGAAAGCGGACCGGCAAAGGCGACGATCGCCATATCACGGCGCGGCGAACGGAAATAGTTGAGATCGACCGGAACCGGCTTCGCCCAGCCGAAGCCGACCACCAGCAACATCACCGAACCCAGTAGATCGAGATGCGCGAGCGGATTCAAGGTCAGCCGGCCGGCCGACCGCGCCGTGGGATCACCCAGCCGTGTGGCCGCCAACGCATGACTGAACTCGTGCAGCGTCAGGCCGAGAATGAAGCCCGGAATGAAATACAAGAACTCGCGGTTCATCCGCGGGGGTGAAACGTGCGCATCACCTCGGTCAGATACGTGCGATCCAGATGCGTGTAGATTTCGGTCGTGGTAATGGAGCTGTGTCCCAGCAATTCCTGAACCACGCGCAAATCGGCGCCGCCTTCCAACAGGTGAGTGGCGAAGGTGTGCCGCAGCGTGTGCGGTGAGACGCTTGTTTCGATCCCACAAGCGGCAACCCGGCGCTTGAGAATCGCCCAGAAGCCAAAGCGCGTCAGCGGCTGGCCGCGCCGGTTCAGGAAGACGAAACTGCCCGCGCTCTCCGGCAACGCAAGCGGCTTGCCGGCCCGGTCCGTGCCGCGCATCAACGGTCGCCCGCTGCGAAGGTAGCCATGGAGTCGCGTTCGCGCGATCGAGCTGAGGGGAATCATGCGCTGCTTGTTGCCTTTGCCGGTAACGACGATCACGCCGGCCTCCGCGCGGCACTGATGCAGACGCAATCCCACGAGTTCGGAGGCACGTAAGCCACAACAGTAAGCCACCTCGAACAGCGCCGCATCGCGCCGCTCCTCGGGCGACCCACCGGACACGGACGCGAGCAGGTGATCGATCTCCGCGACGGAAAGCACCGCGGGAAGTTCCCGCCGCAGGCGAGGACCTTCCACGTCGGCGGCCGGGTTCGGAGCGCGATTCTCGGCGGCTCGCCAGCCAAAGTAGCCGCGAATGGCCGACAGTCGCCGCGCCACACTGGCCGCGGATAGCAGCGCGCCGATGGCCGCGAGGTAGTCTTCGATCCGCTGCCGGGTAACCGACTCGACGGAAGCGCCGCGATCCCGCAACCAGAGCAGGAACGCCCGCAAATCGCGAGCGTATCCCTCCAGCGTATGCGCGCTAAGATTGTGTTCGAGCGCCGACTGCGCGAGAAACGAGCGAACATCGCCAATCCCGGCGACGTCAGCCGCGGACGAAAGGATTCGTTCGACGCTCGATCCCGACCGTGGTGGTCGGTCCGTGACCGGGATAGACAATCGTGTCCTCGGGTAGCGTGTAGATTTTGGAGCGAATGTGCGCGTAGAGCTGCTCGTCGCTCGAACCCGGAAAATCGGTGCGACCGACGCCGCCCTGAAACAAGGTGTCGCCGCCAATCAGAATTCCGGACGAGTAGAATACCAGTGAGCCGGGCGAATGACCGGGGACGTGATAGGCCGTCAGCGACTCCTCGCCGAGCGGCAGAATCTCGCCGTCGGTAATCGTGCGATCGGCATCCGGTGAGATGACGCTCCCACCCACAAAAGCGGACAGATTCTTGTGCGGATCGGTGAGCATGGCACGGTCCGCCGCGTGAATCAACAGCGGCAGCCCCGCGAAAGCGGCTTTGATGACCGCGTTCTCCGCAATGTGATCAAGATGGCCGTGCGTGTTGATCAAATAGATGGGTTCCAACCGCTCGGATTCGACCAGCTTGATCGTCCCCGGAGAGTCGCCACCCGGATCGAAGATTGCGGCTTTGCGCGTGCGCTCACACCACACCAGAATTGTATTGATCTGAAAGTCCCCGACGACCCGCGCCACGACCTTCAACATCCGGCCGCTCGGCAGAGTTTGCGGAAATTGTCCGCGATATTCCCACCGAAGACGGCGGTGCCCGCCACCAGCGTGTCGGCTCCGGCGGCGACCACCAGCGGTGCCGTACGTTCGTCGAGGCCACCATCAACGGCGATCGAATACTTGCCCAATTCCTGCGCGCGCCAGTCGGCAAGTTTCTCGAGCTTCGGCAGCACCGACTCGATGAACTTCTGACCGCCGAATCCCGGATTCACGGTCATGACCAGCACCAAGTCAAATTCGCCGAGCACGGGTTCGAGCAACTCAACCGGCGTCGAGGGATTCAAGGCAACGCCGGCTTTGACTCCAAGCGATCGAATGTGCGAGAGACTGCGATGCAGATGCGGGCTGACTTCCTGATGTATCGTGATCGCCGAGGCACCGGCCCGGGCGTATTGATCGACCGACCGCTCAGGCGCCGCGATCATCAGATGCACATCAAGCGGCAGCCTCGTCGCCCGGGAAAGCTGCGCGATCAGCGGCGGACCGAACGTCAGGTTGGGCACAAAGTGACCGTCCATGATGTCGCAATGCAGGAGCGTCGCTCCGGCCGCTTCGCACTGCCGGACTTGATCGCCAAGCTGAAGAAAATCCGCCGCCAGGATGGACGGTGCAATGCGGAGCGGAAAGCTCAATCGCGGGTTCCTTTGCTATTCGGCATTTCCCTGAATGGCGACGACAAGATCAATCGAAGTGCCGCGCTCTACTGCTTCGCCCGACTTGATTGATTGACCGATCACCGTGCTCGGGTCGTACAACATCGTCTCCTTGCGCACGATCTTGCCGAGCTTGAGCCCCGACTCGCGCAGAATCACGAGCGCCTCACTCAAGGGGTGATCAATCAAGACCGGAACGTAAAACTCCTCCGGTTCAATGCCCATCGACACCGTGAGCCTGACCGCGGCGCCCGGCTCGACGGGCTTGCCCGCCGCGGGCTCCTGATCGACAATCCGGCCCTTGGGCATCTGCGAGGAAAAACGATAGCGCACTTCGGCATCCCCACTGACCAGTCCGGCGTTCTTGCAGCGCAACTGGGCATCGCGCAGGTCCAGACCGATCATGTCGGGTGTCAGGTCGCGGGCCGCCGCCGCGGCCGGGACCACGTGAATCTTGCGCCCCGGCTTGGCCAGCGCGCCGGCGGAGGGACGCTGCTCGAGTATCGTGCCCTCGGCCACGCGGCCCGCCAGCTTGGAGTTCTCTTCCAGTACCAGAAAGCCCGCGGAATCTGCGCGTCGCACCGCCTCAACCCGGTTCAAGCCGAGCAACTGCGGCACCGGATGTTCACTGCCCTGCCGCGTATAGAGCGGCATGATCATGCGATCAACCAAAAAGAAAACAAACAAGCCCGCGACCAGCGCCGCGAGCGTGATTTGTGCCGAATCGCTTGAGAGGACGTCGCGAAGTTTAACTCGCCAATTCATGAAGGTGCGAAATACAGGATGGGCGGCCAGCCGCCGGCAGACCGTTGCTCAGTGCGCCGATCGCCGCATGCGCGCGGCATAGGCTCCGTCCGTATCATGGAGATGCGAAAAGGTCGCCATGTCGCCGTGCTCATTTACCACGGCCTCCGGGACGAACCCGCGCGCATCTTCCTTGTGAAACTCCGGGAACTGATGCAGAAATTGATTGACGATCTCGTGATTCTCCGAGGGCAAAATGCTGCACGTGGAATACACCAGCACGCCGCCCGGCTTGACGGTCTCCGCCGCCTTGCTCAAAATCTCCAACTGCAACCGGTGCTGCGCGGGCAGGTGATGACTGCGACGACGCCAGCGCACGTCGGGCTGACGACGCAATAATCCCAGCGCTGAACACGGCACGTCGGTGAGGACCTTGTCAAAATATACTCCCGACATCTCGCGCGCGTCCTGCGCCCGAAATTCCACATTAGTCAGACCCGTACGAACGATGTTCTCCTTCAGCAGTTCGAGACGGTCAATGGCCACGTCGGTCGCCAGAATCCGACCGGTCCCCGCCATGCGATCCGCGATCGCCAGCGTCTTGCCGCCGGGCGCCGCACAAGCGTCCAGAATGTGATCGCCCGGCTCGGGAGACAGCAACTCGACAACGAGGCCGCCACTCTCATCCTGCACGTTCACCAAGCCGCGATCCAACAACGGTTGAATCAAGTGCAACGGAGTCTGATGCAAGCGGAGATAGTGCGGCAGCAAGGGAGAAACTTCCGCCGTGATTCCGCGTTCGCGCATGCGGGCCAGCACATCCTCGATCGACGCGCGTTGCAGATTGACGCGCACCGTCAGCGGTGCCCTGGTATTGTTGCGCTCCAGCGCCTGCTCGGCGGCCTCCTCCCCGAATTGATCGACCAACTGCTTGACGATCCAACGCGGATGCGAATGGAAGAACGCCAGCTTGCCGATATCGTCCGTGTCGGCTTCGAGAATATTCCAACGCTCGCGCTCACGCGCCAGCCGACGCAAAATCGCATTGATTAAGCCAGCCGCGGACTTCCCCAGTCGCTGCACCGCGATCTCCACGGTCTGACTCACCGCCGCGTGGTCCGGGATGCGCTCCTGCACGTAGAGCTGATACGCCCCCAACCGAAGTAACACACGGATCAGGGGATTCGCCTTCTGGTAATCCCCGTGAAAGACCGGAGTCACCACTCCATCCAGCCGGCCACGCCAGCGAATTACTCCCCAAAACAGGTCCGCCGCCAGCGCGCGGTCGCTGCCGCGAAGTTGCGATGAAGTGAGGTGCCGGGAAAGCAGTTCGTCCGCATACTCGACCCCGGACTCGAATTCGAGTAATGCATCTACGGAAATGGCGCGCGAGTTGACCGGAGCTGTGGTAGTGTGCGTCATTGTAACCGTCCTTCCTAATTTATCATTTTCGCAGGAAAACGCAAGGTTCTCCTGAACCTGCTGCTTGACAATCCGCTGGATTTGTCTTTATTTACACGCGTCCGACAGGATGTCAGTTTCCAAATGCGCCCACAAATCTTACAAATATTGTCATATTCCTTGACGCTGATCCTGGTAGCCGGGTTGCGTGCTCTGCCCCGACGATCTCGGTCGCAATGTGGAGCAATTATTGGTAAGTTGTTGTATTATGTTGGAATACGTAGAGTGGTAACCCTAAACAACCTGCAGGCGGCGTTTCCCGAGCTGCCTAATGAGGCAGCGAGGGAAGTCGGCCGGCGCTGCTATGAGCATTTTGGCCGGGTCGCCGCCGCCTTCACGGCCCTGCCTCAATTGAGATCTGAAGCCGCCGGGGACTGGATCTTTATCGAGGGCATGGATCACCTGAAGGCCGCGGTCGCGCGGGGCCGAGGCGGCATTGTGGTCTCCGGGCACCTCGGGAACTGGGAGCTGATGGGGTCGATTGTCGCTCGATTGGGGCTGCCCGTCTCGTTCGTCGTTACGACGCAACGGAATAAGCGGGTTGAGCGGATGATGGACGACTACCGCCAACTGGCGGGGGTGGAGATTATCAAGCGTCGTGAAGCGGTGCGAGGCGTGCTCTCGGCGCTCAAGCGGAACCGGCTGGTGGCGATCCTGATCGATCAAGACGCCCATGAAGAGGGCGCGTTCGTGCCGTTCTTCGGGAGGCCTGCGTCAACACCACGAGGACCGGCGGTTTTTCATCTCAGAACGGGGTCACCGCTGATCTTTGCGACCTCGACCTGGTTGCCCGGCGAGCGTTACCGGATTCGCCTGACTCCGGTGGATACGACGGGGATTTGTGACGCCGACGTGCTGACCGCGAAGCTGACGGCGCGGCTTGAAGCGGCGATTCGCGAGACACCGGAACAATGGACGTGGATGCATAAGCGATGGAAATCAAGCCCGCCCGAGTCCTGATTATCGACACCGCCTGGCTCGGCGATGTCGTGTTCACCAGCGCGCTGTTCGGGGCCGTCAAGCACTGCTGGCCGGACTGCGCGCTGCACGTCGTGGTCGCGCCGCGGGGGCTGCTCGTGATCGAAGGCGATCCGCGAATCGCGCAGATTCATGTACTGGACAAGCGAGTGCGGCATCGTTCCGTGTTTGGATTGCGGGAGTTTGCGAACACGCTGAGACCACTGGGCTTCGACCTTGTCTTGAATGCGCATCCCTCCTTCCGCAGTCGGCTGCTCACACGCTGGATGGAGGCGCCGGTTTCGGTCGGGTATCGAGGGTTTCTTGCTGAATCTTGCTTCACGCATGTGATTGACGGCGATCTGGCACGGCAGGCGGATCATGTGCAACGCAGACTCGAACTCCTGCGGCCATTCGCCAAAGACATTCCGGCGGTCGCGCCGGAGGTTCATGTTACGGAGGCGGAC encodes the following:
- the ftcD gene encoding glutamate formimidoyltransferase, whose amino-acid sequence is MSSIVECVPNISEGRDLAKINRIAGAVKSVPGVRLLDVDPNADYHRAVITYAGAPDACVEATFRLTAAAFAEIDMRTHQGGHPRSGAVDVAPFVPVREITMAQCAELARQYGRRVGNELGVPVYLYEAAAARPERQNLAKVRKGEYEALEAKLRLPEWTPDFGPTTFVAQSGCVITGARFFLVAYNVNLRTADLELTEDIALHVREMGWPMTDTSGQALLSATGKKVFIPGPLRQVKGMGVYLDNDRFCQVSMNLTNYLVTAPHTAFEQVAFEARGRGVEVSGSEVVGLIPLEALLLAAEYYVWREKLSRPKDERAAVALVQERLALSAFRAFDPDTKIIEYALHG
- the dacB gene encoding D-alanyl-D-alanine carboxypeptidase/D-alanyl-D-alanine-endopeptidase, whose protein sequence is MNYLAALLLLLCWFRPVSALSLSDLADSLLSQPQLRGSSWSIRFVSLTGDSVVFERDSGRMLIPASVAKLVTSAAAFEVLGSDFRFKTGGFSVSAPDAAGTLHGNVYVQGGADPLIDPRRLDSLGHPVLASLADSLWEHGIRLIEGDLVMRTWPYKLECAPDLWEVGDVNSNFAPTVDAFGYNSNVCRLAILPGATVELPPVVAVDPPYAPVSVRNEVATADASEEGWLDYHVVPGDTVVTIQGKIPLGDDGEYLWIPVQDPALYFGAAFRQQLDQRGIILRGQLRVDRSGEPLGDGRFPLFQYESDRLVAAASVMNKESDNFTAEYVQRAVAAASVGAANARAGADAVARVLRQWGINGNEIDLQDGCGLARQNLCCAGGLVKLLTLMHRHPAAADFIASLAVSGVSGTMAHRLASPEMVGKVHAKTGTITHVCSLAGYCVTQAGDTLAFAILCNNYHGSPHLPRAAQDRLIEAVCVPWPNPE
- a CDS encoding site-2 protease family protein — translated: MNREFLYFIPGFILGLTLHEFSHALAATRLGDPTARSAGRLTLNPLAHLDLLGSVMLLVVGFGWAKPVPVDLNYFRSPRRDMAIVAFAGPLSNLVLAVLLGAALRATGFLTGDLAETAVRIAVYGVWINIILAVFNMIPVPPLDGSRILRGIIPIEWQAGYSTFERFGPLVLFGLMLLASLTGVSIFGRVITPVARPIANWILGGA
- a CDS encoding tyrosine recombinase; the encoded protein is MSIPVTDRPPRSGSSVERILSSAADVAGIGDVRSFLAQSALEHNLSAHTLEGYARDLRAFLLWLRDRGASVESVTRQRIEDYLAAIGALLSAASVARRLSAIRGYFGWRAAENRAPNPAADVEGPRLRRELPAVLSVAEIDHLLASVSGGSPEERRDAALFEVAYCCGLRASELVGLRLHQCRAEAGVIVVTGKGNKQRMIPLSSIARTRLHGYLRSGRPLMRGTDRAGKPLALPESAGSFVFLNRRGQPLTRFGFWAILKRRVAACGIETSVSPHTLRHTFATHLLEGGADLRVVQELLGHSSITTTEIYTHLDRTYLTEVMRTFHPRG
- a CDS encoding MBL fold metallo-hydrolase, translating into MLKVVARVVGDFQINTILVWCERTRKAAIFDPGGDSPGTIKLVESERLEPIYLINTHGHLDHIAENAVIKAAFAGLPLLIHAADRAMLTDPHKNLSAFVGGSVISPDADRTITDGEILPLGEESLTAYHVPGHSPGSLVFYSSGILIGGDTLFQGGVGRTDFPGSSDEQLYAHIRSKIYTLPEDTIVYPGHGPTTTVGIERRTNPFVRG
- the rpe gene encoding ribulose-phosphate 3-epimerase codes for the protein MSFPLRIAPSILAADFLQLGDQVRQCEAAGATLLHCDIMDGHFVPNLTFGPPLIAQLSRATRLPLDVHLMIAAPERSVDQYARAGASAITIHQEVSPHLHRSLSHIRSLGVKAGVALNPSTPVELLEPVLGEFDLVLVMTVNPGFGGQKFIESVLPKLEKLADWRAQELGKYSIAVDGGLDERTAPLVVAAGADTLVAGTAVFGGNIADNFRKLCRAAGC
- a CDS encoding PASTA domain-containing protein, encoding MNWRVKLRDVLSSDSAQITLAALVAGLFVFFLVDRMIMPLYTRQGSEHPVPQLLGLNRVEAVRRADSAGFLVLEENSKLAGRVAEGTILEQRPSAGALAKPGRKIHVVPAAAAARDLTPDMIGLDLRDAQLRCKNAGLVSGDAEVRYRFSSQMPKGRIVDQEPAAGKPVEPGAAVRLTVSMGIEPEEFYVPVLIDHPLSEALVILRESGLKLGKIVRKETMLYDPSTVIGQSIKSGEAVERGTSIDLVVAIQGNAE
- the rsmB gene encoding 16S rRNA (cytosine(967)-C(5))-methyltransferase RsmB is translated as MTHTTTAPVNSRAISVDALLEFESGVEYADELLSRHLTSSQLRGSDRALAADLFWGVIRWRGRLDGVVTPVFHGDYQKANPLIRVLLRLGAYQLYVQERIPDHAAVSQTVEIAVQRLGKSAAGLINAILRRLARERERWNILEADTDDIGKLAFFHSHPRWIVKQLVDQFGEEAAEQALERNNTRAPLTVRVNLQRASIEDVLARMRERGITAEVSPLLPHYLRLHQTPLHLIQPLLDRGLVNVQDESGGLVVELLSPEPGDHILDACAAPGGKTLAIADRMAGTGRILATDVAIDRLELLKENIVRTGLTNVEFRAQDAREMSGVYFDKVLTDVPCSALGLLRRQPDVRWRRRSHHLPAQHRLQLEILSKAAETVKPGGVLVYSTCSILPSENHEIVNQFLHQFPEFHKEDARGFVPEAVVNEHGDMATFSHLHDTDGAYAARMRRSAH
- a CDS encoding lysophospholipid acyltransferase family protein, translated to MSYSLTLILVAGLRALPRRSRSQCGAIIGKLLYYVGIRRVVTLNNLQAAFPELPNEAAREVGRRCYEHFGRVAAAFTALPQLRSEAAGDWIFIEGMDHLKAAVARGRGGIVVSGHLGNWELMGSIVARLGLPVSFVVTTQRNKRVERMMDDYRQLAGVEIIKRREAVRGVLSALKRNRLVAILIDQDAHEEGAFVPFFGRPASTPRGPAVFHLRTGSPLIFATSTWLPGERYRIRLTPVDTTGICDADVLTAKLTARLEAAIRETPEQWTWMHKRWKSSPPES